In Ferviditalea candida, the following are encoded in one genomic region:
- a CDS encoding TRAP transporter small permease, whose product MKTLSRLLAKASSINDLLSGFLALMGGIIIVGLMLVIFGASISRYLFGQAVAAATELSAYSLLFVTFLGAPYLAGKNSHVRVDALPHILKGKAKAAIEIFAGSLSFLVSLLLAWYGFNSTYKAYVDHEVVINILSTPKYFLLAIIALGFLLMAISFLFNVIKHFNGSGTRQ is encoded by the coding sequence ATGAAGACACTTTCGCGTCTGCTGGCTAAAGCCTCCTCAATCAATGACCTCCTGTCGGGCTTTCTTGCCCTGATGGGAGGCATCATTATTGTGGGGCTGATGCTTGTCATTTTCGGCGCTTCGATATCGCGCTATTTGTTTGGCCAGGCGGTAGCCGCAGCCACCGAACTCAGCGCCTACAGCTTGCTGTTCGTCACTTTCCTGGGCGCGCCGTACTTAGCCGGAAAAAACAGCCATGTCAGGGTTGACGCGCTGCCCCACATATTAAAGGGCAAAGCCAAGGCTGCCATTGAGATTTTCGCCGGCAGCTTATCTTTTCTGGTCAGTTTGCTGCTCGCATGGTACGGATTCAACAGCACTTATAAAGCCTATGTCGATCATGAGGTCGTCATCAATATTTTGTCGACCCCCAAGTACTTCCTGCTGGCGATCATTGCATTGGGATTTTTGTTGATGGCAATCAGCTTTTTGTTTAACGTGATCAAACATTTTAACGGGTCCGGGACTCGACAATAA
- the dctP gene encoding TRAP transporter substrate-binding protein DctP: MRRKTLFLILSLILLSALVGCSSQSAQQSQSPQPAQSAQPAQSGQPAQSPQAEAPAAKEIVLKAVTAWPQKTADNAGLFALIEKVNVLGKGKVQIKYIGGPEVVPTMNQINAVKDGTIDIAWLSAGYTDSLVPAANAIKLSKLTPQEERDKGVTDLWNEIFKQANARFIVRGSAPDVHFHLYTVKPIKSLEDFKGVPIRVTAAYKDFVTALKAAPVATTPGEVYSALERKVVEGYGWPAYGIGDFGWDKLTKYVIDPGFYQVDCIGLMNLEKWNSLPKDVQDIFTQASIEVEKDMAQHFDQLAKDDRKKITGEGIQVITLDANTAKTYVDMAYKSVWDTVMKTDPANGPKIKQALGQ; encoded by the coding sequence ATGAGAAGGAAAACTTTATTTCTCATTCTGAGTTTGATCTTGCTGTCTGCACTCGTTGGATGTTCATCTCAAAGCGCGCAACAATCCCAAAGCCCGCAGCCCGCGCAAAGCGCCCAGCCTGCGCAGAGCGGTCAACCGGCGCAAAGCCCGCAAGCAGAGGCCCCGGCCGCAAAAGAAATCGTCTTGAAAGCGGTAACAGCATGGCCGCAAAAAACTGCCGACAACGCCGGATTGTTCGCTCTGATTGAAAAAGTCAACGTGCTTGGCAAAGGAAAAGTTCAAATCAAGTATATCGGCGGTCCTGAGGTCGTGCCTACGATGAATCAAATCAACGCGGTGAAGGACGGTACGATCGATATCGCATGGCTGTCTGCCGGATATACCGATTCGTTGGTACCTGCAGCCAATGCAATAAAGCTGTCCAAGCTTACCCCCCAGGAAGAACGCGACAAGGGCGTAACTGATCTTTGGAACGAGATTTTCAAACAGGCCAATGCGCGATTCATCGTCAGAGGGTCCGCTCCCGATGTGCATTTCCACCTTTATACGGTTAAACCGATCAAAAGCCTCGAAGATTTCAAAGGCGTTCCGATTCGCGTAACGGCGGCTTATAAGGATTTTGTCACCGCTTTGAAGGCAGCGCCGGTCGCAACGACTCCAGGCGAGGTATACAGCGCTTTGGAAAGAAAAGTAGTCGAAGGCTACGGCTGGCCCGCTTACGGTATCGGCGATTTCGGTTGGGATAAGCTGACCAAATATGTCATCGATCCCGGATTTTATCAAGTTGACTGCATCGGCTTGATGAATTTGGAGAAGTGGAACAGCCTGCCCAAGGATGTACAGGATATCTTTACACAAGCTTCCATTGAAGTCGAAAAGGACATGGCTCAGCATTTCGATCAACTGGCCAAGGACGACCGCAAGAAAATTACGGGTGAGGGTATTCAAGTCATCACTTTGGATGCGAATACCGCTAAGACTTATGTCGACATGGCTTATAAATCCGTCTGGGATACCGTCATGAAAACCGATCCGGCAAACGGTCCTAAAATCAAGCAAGCGCTGGGCCAATAA
- a CDS encoding TRAP transporter large permease: MEWWLIVILFFGGLLLAFLSSIPIAIAFLLVDIVGMYFVIGPNFSNQLIGSIYDSVATFTLTPVPLFVLMGEVLFNSGLALKAIGTIDKWLGKIPGRLSVLSVVSGALFASLSGSTIANTAMLGSLLTPEMQRRNYHKSMIVGPIMASGSLAMMIPPSTLTVVFGSLAGINVGNLLIAGLLPGLLLAGLYAVYTIGRCWLNPKLAPAYEVEHVEFRQLLAETVKNVLPLGLVIVLTVGAIVVGLTTPTEAASVGTLISFLVAWFLGDMNKGVIKKSIMNSMRVTAMILIIVAASTAFSQVLAFSGATQQLMQLVTNLPLSPLWILVGMLAVVFLLGMFIEEVSIMMITLPIFMPIVTTMNIDPVWFGILMLLILEISLLTPPVGLLLYTIKGVTPDEITMNDIWKAAWPYVFCGLVAVLIILKFPVITMLLIS, encoded by the coding sequence ATGGAGTGGTGGCTGATCGTTATTTTGTTTTTCGGCGGGTTGCTGCTGGCGTTTCTCAGCAGCATTCCAATCGCAATCGCGTTTTTGCTTGTAGATATTGTAGGGATGTATTTTGTGATTGGACCGAACTTCAGCAATCAGCTGATCGGAAGCATTTACGATTCCGTTGCGACGTTTACACTGACGCCTGTCCCTTTATTTGTGCTGATGGGTGAAGTCCTTTTCAATTCGGGCCTGGCGTTGAAGGCAATCGGCACCATCGACAAATGGCTCGGGAAAATCCCCGGGAGATTGAGTGTGCTGAGCGTTGTGTCCGGCGCTTTATTCGCAAGTCTCAGCGGCTCTACCATTGCCAATACGGCGATGCTCGGATCGCTGCTGACGCCTGAAATGCAGCGCAGAAATTACCACAAGTCGATGATTGTCGGTCCGATCATGGCATCCGGAAGCTTGGCGATGATGATCCCGCCCAGCACGCTTACCGTTGTTTTCGGCAGCTTGGCGGGAATCAATGTCGGCAATCTGCTGATTGCCGGATTGCTGCCGGGACTCTTGCTGGCGGGCTTGTATGCCGTGTACACGATCGGCAGATGCTGGTTGAACCCGAAGCTTGCTCCCGCGTATGAAGTTGAGCATGTTGAGTTTCGACAGCTGTTGGCGGAAACCGTCAAGAATGTGCTTCCCTTGGGTCTGGTCATTGTTCTGACGGTCGGGGCTATCGTTGTTGGGCTGACTACACCAACGGAAGCGGCCTCCGTAGGAACGCTGATTTCGTTTCTTGTTGCCTGGTTTTTGGGCGATATGAATAAGGGGGTTATCAAAAAGTCGATCATGAACTCCATGCGGGTAACCGCCATGATCCTGATCATCGTTGCGGCATCGACCGCATTCAGCCAAGTGCTGGCGTTTAGCGGAGCTACCCAGCAATTGATGCAATTGGTGACAAATTTGCCTCTTAGTCCGTTATGGATCCTGGTTGGAATGCTGGCCGTGGTGTTCTTATTGGGGATGTTTATCGAAGAAGTGTCGATCATGATGATCACGCTGCCGATATTCATGCCGATTGTCACGACGATGAACATCGATCCGGTATGGTTCGGAATCCTGATGCTGCTCATTTTGGAAATTTCGCTGCTCACCCCGCCGGTCGGCTTGCTCTTGTACACTATTAAGGGAGTCACTCCGGATGAAATCACGATGAACGACATCTGGAAAGCCGCATGGCCTTATGTGTTTTGCGGATTGGTCGCAGTGTTGATCATCCTTAAGTTTCCTGTCATTACCATGCTTTTGATTTCGTGA